In the Leptotrichia sp. oral taxon 847 genome, one interval contains:
- a CDS encoding C40 family peptidase, protein MKKEYILIMLLLSSVSYSTGKISFSEQRKIERSKNMEKEQLDVTNNLELNTRIISNNKPNRESIIRENIINFAKRQLGKPYYYGASGNQRFDCSSFTQYVYHSVGIDVPRVAAEQAQFKTKLTQGIKKGDLLFFETLGKGRISHVGIYIGNRKFIHASSKAGKVTVSEFSGFYANTFKWAVSVL, encoded by the coding sequence ATGAAAAAAGAATATATATTAATAATGTTATTGTTGTCATCAGTATCTTATTCAACAGGAAAAATTAGTTTTTCTGAACAAAGAAAAATAGAAAGAAGTAAAAATATGGAAAAAGAACAATTAGATGTGACAAATAATCTGGAATTGAATACTAGGATAATTTCAAATAATAAACCAAATAGAGAAAGCATAATTAGAGAAAATATTATTAACTTTGCTAAAAGACAATTAGGAAAGCCATATTATTACGGAGCTTCAGGAAATCAAAGATTTGATTGCTCAAGTTTCACCCAGTATGTTTATCATAGTGTGGGAATAGATGTACCTAGAGTTGCAGCAGAACAGGCACAATTTAAAACAAAATTAACACAAGGGATAAAAAAGGGGGATTTACTGTTTTTTGAAACTTTAGGAAAAGGAAGAATATCGCATGTTGGAATTTATATTGGAAATAGAAAGTTTATACATGCCAGTTCAAAAGCTGGTAAAGTAACCGTGTCTGAATTTTCTGGATTTTATGCAAATACATTTAAATGGGCAGTATCAGTGTTGTAA
- a CDS encoding DNA topoisomerase, with product MKKLIIAEKPSLAMNVVKALGKFKKNDGYFENNKYIVSFAFGHLFEAKDVKDYVEVQSWDEIELPFVPRFSFKIKDDSGVQKQFKILEKLIERNDVDEIVNCGDADREGQLIIDLIIKYTKTTKRIKRLWLPEQTEESIRWAMNNLEDNRKFKNLYNEGLSRVCVDWLLGINLTVLLTVKAGNLFKAGRVLIPVVKYIYDRDMKIKNFVKQKYYNLESNTNNIKLSLNTKYKKNELENALEKGKELNNFKAVVKTIENRQIKKNPPKLFSLSKLQSKLSKEFKMNFDKSLKIIQNLYERGYLTYPRTNTEYLAVNEKNRVKDILKSLENDELEFKDTAIFNDSKIESHSAITNN from the coding sequence ATGAAAAAATTAATTATAGCGGAAAAACCTAGTTTAGCGATGAATGTAGTAAAAGCGCTGGGGAAATTTAAAAAAAATGATGGATATTTCGAAAATAATAAATATATTGTGTCTTTTGCATTTGGGCATCTATTTGAAGCAAAAGATGTAAAAGATTATGTTGAAGTTCAGTCGTGGGATGAAATTGAGTTGCCTTTTGTTCCTAGATTTTCTTTTAAAATAAAAGATGACAGTGGAGTTCAAAAACAATTTAAGATATTAGAAAAATTGATTGAAAGGAATGATGTTGATGAAATTGTCAATTGTGGCGATGCAGATAGAGAAGGACAACTTATTATTGATTTAATTATAAAATATACAAAAACCACCAAAAGAATTAAAAGATTGTGGCTTCCGGAACAGACTGAAGAATCAATTAGATGGGCTATGAATAATTTAGAAGATAACAGAAAATTTAAAAACTTATATAATGAAGGTCTTTCAAGAGTTTGTGTAGATTGGCTTCTTGGAATTAATTTAACAGTTTTATTGACAGTTAAAGCTGGTAATTTATTTAAGGCAGGAAGAGTATTAATTCCTGTTGTTAAATATATTTACGATAGAGATATGAAAATTAAAAATTTTGTTAAACAAAAATATTACAATTTGGAATCTAACACAAATAATATTAAATTAAGTTTAAACACCAAATATAAAAAAAATGAATTAGAAAACGCATTAGAAAAAGGTAAGGAGTTAAACAATTTTAAAGCAGTTGTAAAAACTATAGAAAATAGACAAATAAAAAAAAATCCACCAAAACTGTTTTCATTATCAAAATTACAAAGTAAATTGTCGAAAGAATTTAAAATGAATTTTGATAAATCATTGAAAATTATACAAAATTTATATGAAAGAGGTTATTTGACTTACCCAAGAACAAATACGGAATATTTAGCAGTGAATGAAAAAAATAGAGTAAAAGATATTTTGAAAAGTTTGGAAAATGATGAGCTGGAATTTAAAGATACAGCTATCTTTAATGATTCAAAAATAGAAAGCCATAGTGCAATAACAAACAACTAA
- a CDS encoding YdcF family protein encodes MKNIIFTILKIFIILFFLIFILEEYFVIKEYKNDEKLIDENKKIDYVIVLGARVYDDKPSKSLVERIKTANEFLHENEAAKVIATGGKGVNEKVTEASVIKRELLKLGIANERIILEDKSRNTVQNFEFSLEKIKKDNPEKNKRNILIVTNDYHIFRAKNIAKSLGYEKEGYKFYGLPAKTPLISIPKSHFREFLSNIKFFILSKK; translated from the coding sequence ATGAAAAATATAATTTTTACTATTTTAAAGATATTTATTATTTTGTTTTTTTTAATATTTATTCTAGAAGAGTATTTTGTAATAAAAGAGTATAAAAATGATGAAAAATTGATTGATGAGAATAAAAAAATAGATTATGTGATTGTTTTGGGAGCAAGAGTTTATGATGATAAACCAAGTAAATCACTTGTAGAAAGAATTAAAACAGCGAACGAGTTTTTACATGAAAATGAAGCGGCAAAAGTTATAGCAACTGGAGGAAAAGGCGTAAATGAAAAAGTTACGGAGGCATCTGTTATTAAAAGGGAACTTTTGAAATTGGGAATTGCGAATGAAAGAATTATTTTGGAAGATAAATCTCGGAACACTGTCCAAAACTTTGAATTTTCACTTGAAAAAATAAAGAAAGATAACCCAGAAAAAAATAAAAGAAATATTTTAATTGTAACGAACGACTATCATATTTTTAGAGCAAAAAATATTGCAAAATCTTTGGGATATGAAAAAGAAGGGTATAAATTTTATGGGTTGCCTGCAAAAACACCTTTGATTTCTATACCAAAATCGCATTTTAGAGAGTTTTTGTCAAATATAAAATTTTTTATTTTGAGTAAAAAATAA
- the galU gene encoding UTP--glucose-1-phosphate uridylyltransferase GalU gives MKKIRKAVIPAAGLGTRVLPATKAQPKEMLSIVDKPALQYLVEELVESGIEEILIITGRNKVSIENHFDYSYELEKTLEENGKMELLKEVNKISEMSNIYYVRQKRPLGLGHAISCAEAFVRNEPFVVLLGDDIIYTDKSKGEVPVTKQLIEKYNELKSGNILGVQEVLKKNVSKYGIIKPKKQIDTKTVIVEDFIEKPSVEEAPSRLAALGRYVLEPEIFSYLKNTKPGKCGEIQLTDAILAMKKDKDKLYAYNFDGKRYDTGDKFGMFVANVEFGLRHPELKERAREYLKELVKKL, from the coding sequence ATGAAAAAAATCAGAAAAGCCGTTATTCCCGCAGCGGGACTTGGAACGAGGGTACTACCTGCAACAAAAGCACAACCTAAGGAAATGTTGTCAATTGTCGATAAGCCAGCACTACAGTATTTAGTGGAAGAATTGGTTGAATCGGGAATTGAAGAAATTTTGATTATCACTGGAAGAAATAAGGTTTCGATTGAAAACCATTTTGACTATTCCTATGAACTGGAAAAAACATTGGAAGAAAATGGAAAAATGGAATTGTTGAAAGAAGTAAATAAAATCTCTGAAATGTCTAATATTTATTATGTAAGGCAGAAAAGACCACTTGGACTAGGACATGCGATAAGCTGTGCCGAAGCTTTTGTTAGAAATGAGCCCTTTGTCGTACTTTTAGGAGACGATATTATATATACCGATAAATCAAAAGGTGAAGTCCCTGTAACAAAACAGTTAATTGAAAAATATAATGAGTTAAAAAGTGGAAACATTTTGGGAGTGCAGGAAGTTTTGAAAAAAAATGTTTCAAAATATGGAATTATTAAGCCTAAAAAACAAATAGATACAAAAACTGTAATTGTAGAAGATTTTATTGAAAAACCTTCGGTTGAGGAAGCACCAAGCAGATTGGCTGCTCTTGGACGATATGTTTTAGAGCCAGAAATTTTTTCATACTTAAAAAACACAAAACCTGGAAAATGTGGAGAAATTCAATTGACAGATGCCATTTTAGCAATGAAGAAAGATAAAGATAAATTATACGCTTATAATTTTGATGGAAAAAGGTATGATACGGGGGATAAGTTTGGAATGTTTGTAGCAAATGTGGAATTTGGACTTAGACATCCAGAATTAAAAGAGAGAGCGAGAGAATATCTAAAAGAATTAGTAAAAAAATTATAA
- a CDS encoding ABC transporter ATP-binding protein: MIKTLFSHIGEYKKSTLISPIFIVIEVIMEMLIPTLMAYIIDYGLNRGDMSFTLKVGGCTLVIALISLTAGILAGKYASYASAGFAKNLRRAMFSKIQQYSFTNIDKFSTAGLITRFTTDVNNIQMSFQLLIRAFCRAPVMLVVAMFMSFLISPRLSVIFLVAVLFLSCILAFIMFGVHPYFSRAIRKYDDLNINLQENISGIRVVKSFIREKYETNKFKKATKELKELMLKGERMIVFIAPAMQLTVFSCILLLSWLGAKMIVVGDLTTGQLTSLFAYTTNILMSLLMIAMVMVNVVLSRESGERIALVLNEEPSIKNPKNPVKEIKNGDIEFKNVNFSYSNNPKVLNLENINLKINSGQTIGIIGGTGSSKSALVQLIPRLYDVISGEVLVSEENVKNYDIKILRDNVAMVLQKNVLFSGTIKENLRWGNKDATDSQIEHVCKLAQADEFIQRFPDKYDTFIERGGTNVSGGQRQRLCIARALLKNPKILILDDSTSAVDTKTDKLIRNAFKNEIPHITKIIIGQRISSIIDSDKIIVMDEGKIVNFGTHEELLKSSQIYREIYESQTEGGAK, from the coding sequence ATGATAAAAACGTTATTTTCACATATTGGTGAGTATAAAAAAAGTACTTTGATTTCACCAATTTTTATTGTGATAGAAGTTATTATGGAAATGCTTATACCAACTCTAATGGCTTATATTATAGATTATGGGCTAAATAGAGGGGATATGAGTTTTACTTTGAAAGTTGGTGGATGCACGCTGGTTATTGCGTTGATTTCTCTTACAGCTGGAATTTTGGCGGGGAAATATGCATCTTATGCTTCAGCAGGATTTGCTAAAAATTTAAGACGAGCGATGTTTAGTAAAATACAGCAATATTCGTTTACAAATATTGATAAGTTTTCCACAGCTGGACTTATCACAAGATTTACAACCGATGTAAATAATATTCAAATGTCGTTTCAACTATTGATAAGAGCGTTTTGTAGAGCTCCAGTTATGCTTGTTGTAGCAATGTTTATGTCATTTTTAATAAGTCCGAGATTATCCGTTATATTTTTGGTTGCAGTTCTATTTTTAAGTTGTATTTTAGCGTTTATAATGTTTGGAGTTCACCCATATTTTTCTCGTGCGATTAGAAAATACGATGATTTAAACATAAATTTGCAAGAAAACATAAGCGGGATTAGAGTTGTAAAATCTTTTATCAGGGAAAAATATGAAACGAATAAATTTAAAAAAGCTACAAAGGAATTAAAAGAATTAATGCTAAAAGGGGAGCGCATGATAGTATTCATCGCACCAGCAATGCAGCTTACCGTATTTTCGTGTATCTTATTGCTATCTTGGTTAGGGGCAAAAATGATAGTTGTGGGAGATTTGACAACAGGACAGCTGACAAGTCTTTTTGCATATACAACTAATATTTTGATGAGTTTATTAATGATTGCGATGGTTATGGTAAATGTTGTTTTGTCAAGAGAATCAGGAGAGCGAATAGCTCTTGTATTAAATGAAGAGCCAAGTATAAAAAATCCAAAAAATCCTGTAAAAGAAATTAAAAATGGGGATATTGAATTTAAGAACGTAAATTTTAGTTACAGTAACAACCCAAAAGTATTAAATTTGGAAAATATTAATTTGAAGATAAATTCTGGACAGACAATAGGAATAATTGGTGGGACAGGAAGCTCAAAATCAGCACTTGTTCAGCTTATTCCAAGACTTTATGATGTGATAAGCGGAGAAGTTCTGGTAAGCGAAGAAAATGTTAAAAATTATGATATAAAAATACTTCGTGATAATGTGGCGATGGTTTTACAAAAAAATGTCCTGTTTTCTGGAACTATAAAGGAAAATCTTCGATGGGGAAATAAAGATGCAACGGATAGTCAAATTGAGCACGTGTGTAAATTGGCACAGGCAGATGAATTTATTCAGAGATTTCCTGATAAATATGATACTTTTATAGAACGTGGCGGAACGAATGTTTCTGGTGGACAAAGACAAAGGCTTTGTATTGCAAGAGCACTACTTAAAAACCCAAAAATATTAATTCTAGATGATTCTACGAGTGCTGTTGACACAAAAACGGATAAACTCATAAGAAATGCATTTAAAAATGAAATTCCACATATTACCAAAATAATTATCGGACAAAGAATTTCATCGATAATTGACTCTGATAAAATTATAGTTATGGATGAAGGAAAAATTGTAAACTTTGGAACACACGAAGAATTACTTAAATCAAGTCAAATTTATAGAGAAATTTACGAATCACAGACAGAAGGGGGTGCAAAATAA
- a CDS encoding DNA topoisomerase — MYKIVKNRFMANFAKENTIVNQIKITICVGSEKFLLKGENVEKAGFLKFEKIIFKNKLPKLTQGQEFDVNFEPIEKFTTPSAKVTEETLSNYLKNPFNKEEKQEFEDDDQAYKLMLEGIEIGTEATRTGIVQKAIKIGYISLKKQTFSIEPKGIRFIELLDKFNIDLYKEKNVEFSKMLKQVYNQKMTYKEMLKKTVEELEKIVEASKIVEVENFVVQKEVIGKCPKCGSDIFENNKSYYCSNYKNGCKISLWKESEYFDQKIKISKANAKELFAGNKIVVKLKSKQGKDYKVYFTGKLNGDYFNLVKGEFVNKRKK, encoded by the coding sequence GTGTATAAAATTGTAAAAAATAGATTTATGGCTAATTTTGCTAAAGAAAATACGATAGTTAACCAAATTAAAATTACAATTTGTGTTGGAAGTGAGAAGTTTTTATTAAAAGGTGAAAACGTGGAAAAAGCAGGATTTTTAAAATTTGAAAAAATTATATTTAAAAATAAATTACCAAAATTAACTCAAGGACAAGAATTCGATGTTAATTTTGAACCAATTGAAAAATTTACAACACCATCTGCAAAAGTAACTGAAGAAACTTTATCAAATTACCTTAAAAATCCTTTTAATAAAGAAGAAAAACAAGAATTTGAAGACGATGATCAAGCCTATAAATTAATGCTTGAAGGAATTGAAATTGGAACAGAAGCAACTAGGACAGGAATCGTTCAAAAGGCAATAAAAATTGGATATATAAGTTTGAAAAAACAGACATTTTCTATTGAACCAAAGGGAATAAGGTTTATTGAATTACTTGATAAATTTAACATTGACTTGTACAAAGAAAAAAATGTTGAATTTTCAAAAATGTTAAAACAAGTTTATAATCAAAAGATGACTTATAAAGAAATGTTGAAAAAAACCGTTGAAGAGTTAGAAAAAATTGTTGAAGCAAGTAAAATCGTTGAAGTTGAAAATTTTGTTGTACAAAAAGAAGTTATTGGAAAATGCCCAAAGTGTGGTTCAGATATTTTTGAAAATAATAAGAGCTATTATTGCAGTAATTACAAAAATGGCTGTAAAATATCACTTTGGAAAGAAAGTGAATATTTTGATCAAAAAATTAAAATTAGTAAGGCAAATGCTAAAGAATTGTTTGCTGGAAATAAAATTGTTGTAAAATTGAAAAGTAAACAAGGTAAAGATTATAAAGTTTATTTTACTGGTAAATTAAATGGAGACTATTTTAACTTAGTGAAAGGGGAGTTTGTGAATAAAAGGAAAAAGTAA
- a CDS encoding DUF4116 domain-containing protein — protein sequence MSKNNENEIQEIIKWWGAHSQKIINIESKNHSFDLKILKTRLPHLLGLHYMKEEPEKVTGIELMKEIYNKNLKNKDIFKSIKENQNDFILFKVKNRVFNFKNFMENLENAEIVKNTSQNMPEIKHFIILPHKNNKYFMLGVGNNGKEDYVGTFILDNDRYFKGSKIEKIEKIYRYKNSKSKDKIAFSFDNEKLESERNKILKKVRQDGWELKKLDIGYSNDKKIVTEAVKQDGMVLSIVNSNFQKDKETVLNAVKNNGLALKFASKDIKSNKETVMEAVKQNLSALQYAGDKLKNDKEFITQIIEKNPNEFVLQYVGENLRNNKDIALNSVKNNGMQLAFVSDDLKKDREVVLEAVKENGLALEFADENLKKDGQILFEAVIQNPEAVEFSNIRKKIFKVENQENDKEIKKNEKDFVK from the coding sequence ATGAGTAAAAATAATGAAAATGAAATTCAAGAAATTATAAAATGGTGGGGTGCCCATAGTCAAAAAATAATTAATATTGAAAGTAAAAATCATAGTTTTGATTTGAAAATTTTAAAAACTAGGCTACCACATTTATTAGGGCTACATTATATGAAAGAAGAACCTGAAAAGGTGACAGGAATTGAATTGATGAAAGAAATATATAATAAAAATTTAAAAAATAAAGATATTTTTAAAAGTATAAAAGAGAATCAAAATGATTTTATATTATTTAAAGTTAAAAATAGAGTTTTTAATTTTAAAAATTTTATGGAAAATTTAGAAAATGCAGAAATTGTGAAAAATACTTCTCAAAATATGCCTGAAATTAAACATTTTATCATTCTTCCACATAAAAATAATAAATATTTTATGTTGGGAGTAGGAAATAACGGAAAGGAAGACTATGTGGGTACATTTATTTTAGACAATGATAGATATTTCAAAGGAAGCAAAATAGAAAAAATAGAAAAAATATATAGATATAAAAATTCAAAAAGTAAGGATAAAATAGCATTTTCTTTCGACAATGAAAAATTGGAAAGTGAAAGAAATAAAATTTTAAAAAAAGTTAGACAAGATGGATGGGAACTGAAAAAACTAGATATTGGATATTCAAATGACAAAAAAATTGTAACAGAGGCTGTAAAACAGGATGGAATGGTATTATCAATTGTAAATAGTAATTTTCAAAAAGATAAGGAAACTGTTTTAAATGCAGTTAAAAATAATGGCTTGGCACTAAAATTTGCAAGTAAAGACATTAAAAGTAATAAAGAAACTGTGATGGAAGCAGTAAAACAAAATTTATCAGCACTACAATATGCAGGTGATAAATTGAAAAATGATAAAGAGTTTATTACTCAAATTATAGAAAAAAATCCAAATGAGTTTGTTTTACAATATGTTGGAGAAAATTTGAGAAATAATAAAGATATAGCCTTAAATTCTGTTAAAAACAACGGAATGCAACTAGCTTTTGTGAGTGATGATTTAAAAAAAGACAGGGAAGTCGTATTGGAAGCGGTAAAAGAAAATGGACTAGCATTAGAGTTTGCTGACGAAAATTTAAAAAAAGATGGACAAATTTTATTTGAAGCAGTAATTCAAAATCCTGAAGCAGTTGAATTTTCAAATATTAGGAAAAAAATTTTTAAAGTAGAAAATCAGGAGAATGATAAAGAAATAAAGAAAAATGAAAAAGATTTTGTTAAATAA
- a CDS encoding conjugal transfer protein TraD, giving the protein MDNKEKEILKKIDEFNKQIEECNNEIEKSKKKIISLKQKYRNQSNKSRRERARHLILVGALLEIAGIDEEDPATLLGYFLQYKYSSEIDLDKYQFQGFEVMKKRNEEKEKKRLQRKLMKNKNSR; this is encoded by the coding sequence ATGGATAATAAAGAAAAAGAAATCTTGAAAAAAATAGATGAATTTAATAAACAAATTGAAGAGTGTAATAATGAAATTGAGAAAAGTAAAAAGAAAATAATATCTTTAAAACAAAAATATAGAAATCAATCAAACAAAAGTAGAAGAGAAAGAGCAAGACATCTAATCTTGGTTGGTGCGTTATTAGAAATCGCAGGAATAGATGAAGAAGATCCTGCAACTTTATTAGGATATTTTCTACAATATAAATATTCATCTGAAATAGATTTAGATAAATACCAGTTTCAGGGTTTTGAAGTTATGAAAAAACGAAATGAAGAAAAAGAAAAAAAAAGATTGCAAAGGAAATTAATGAAAAATAAGAATTCAAGATAA
- a CDS encoding SemiSWEET family transporter has protein sequence MTEKNLKILGWLGTLLSVIMYVSYVPQIMGNLHGHKTFFLQPLAATVNCAIWTSYGLLKEKKDYPLSAANLPGVIFGFLATVTAF, from the coding sequence ATGACTGAAAAAAATCTAAAAATTTTAGGATGGCTTGGAACATTACTTTCTGTAATAATGTATGTATCTTATGTTCCGCAAATAATGGGAAATTTACATGGACATAAAACATTTTTCTTACAACCATTAGCTGCAACAGTTAACTGTGCTATTTGGACAAGTTATGGACTTTTAAAAGAAAAAAAAGATTATCCGTTATCAGCAGCAAATTTACCAGGAGTTATTTTTGGATTTCTTGCAACAGTTACAGCATTTTAA
- a CDS encoding transglycosylase SLT domain-containing protein, protein MKKIVILLIVLESLIIVGEGVKKIGFGEQNYKREIGFEKQRKKEIEIQKAEELKTQQLSKENQDKNEYVQENTNVTDNQMFEDDTAFVSSFPNGVRKTKIVRNIEKPQIKMGNSKSRLINYIRTQNSRISENEIKRILRAVFGYSKQYNINPYLVLAVMNTESHFNHSTVSSAGARGLMQLMSFNFREFGVDNSVEGNIKGGVMHLKRDYNKTKDVVKTLVCYNAGCGRLSNNEWTRIKETREYIPKVVKYYNRIRNL, encoded by the coding sequence ATGAAAAAAATAGTAATTTTATTAATCGTATTAGAATCTTTAATTATTGTCGGGGAAGGAGTAAAAAAGATTGGATTTGGAGAACAAAATTATAAAAGAGAAATTGGATTTGAAAAGCAAAGAAAAAAAGAAATTGAAATTCAAAAGGCGGAAGAATTAAAAACACAGCAATTATCTAAAGAAAATCAAGATAAAAATGAATATGTGCAAGAAAATACAAACGTAACAGATAATCAAATGTTTGAGGATGATACAGCATTTGTTTCTTCATTTCCTAATGGGGTAAGAAAAACTAAAATTGTAAGAAATATTGAAAAACCACAGATAAAAATGGGGAATTCAAAGTCAAGATTAATTAACTATATACGAACACAAAATAGTAGAATATCTGAAAATGAAATAAAAAGGATATTAAGAGCAGTTTTTGGATACAGTAAGCAATATAATATTAATCCATATTTGGTACTTGCTGTGATGAATACAGAAAGTCATTTTAATCATTCGACAGTGTCAAGTGCAGGAGCAAGAGGACTTATGCAATTGATGTCATTTAACTTTAGAGAATTTGGAGTGGACAATTCTGTTGAAGGAAACATAAAAGGTGGGGTTATGCACTTGAAAAGGGATTATAATAAAACAAAAGATGTTGTAAAAACTTTGGTTTGTTATAACGCAGGATGTGGAAGATTATCAAATAATGAATGGACGAGAATAAAAGAAACCCGCGAATATATTCCAAAAGTAGTAAAATATTATAATAGAATAAGAAATTTATAA
- a CDS encoding ABC transporter ATP-binding protein — translation MKKMEKSSKRSQIKGLLRLLKYMYEHNKIQTILVFMFILLSTLGMVRGTMFTKQLMDNFIVPSIKRYRLYGNIDYSLLLNIIFKMVIVYGFAVICTYIYQLMMVYIAQGTLKNLRDDVFVNMETLPIKFFDTNAHGDIMSVYSTDIDTLRAMMVESLSQMISSIVTIVGVLISMFILNVPLTFFVIFMIIVMIFTTKVISKKSSKNYVAQQKNIGVVNGYVEEMIEGLRVVKVFSHEEEANQNFEKYNEELFESANKAMKYANILGPAVGNLGNINFVLTAVIGSIIVYNNIEGFTLGGLVSFLQFIKVINQPVAQIAQQLTSVILAAAGSQRVFDLLDQISEEDKGYVKLVNANIDEDANITEVEEHTGKWAWKHPHSDGTVTYKQLLGDVTFENVTFGYNENKTVLYDINLFAKPGQKIAFVGATGAGKTTITNLINKFYDINSGKIRYDGINIDKIHKSDLRASLGIVLQDTNLFSGTVADNIRYGKLDATDEEVRAAAKLANADHFITHLPNGYDTVLSGNGASLSQGQRQLLSIARAAIADPPVLILDEATSSIDTRTEKIVQDGMDKLMIGRTVFVIAHRLSTIKNSDVIMVLDQGRIIERGNHEELIAQRGTYYQLYTGGFENQ, via the coding sequence ATGAAAAAAATGGAAAAAAGTTCAAAAAGATCTCAAATAAAAGGTTTACTTAGACTTTTAAAATACATGTACGAACACAATAAAATTCAGACTATATTAGTTTTTATGTTCATTTTGCTAAGCACTCTTGGAATGGTTCGTGGAACGATGTTTACAAAACAGCTGATGGATAATTTTATCGTGCCAAGTATAAAAAGATACAGGTTATATGGAAACATTGATTATTCGTTGCTTTTAAATATTATTTTTAAAATGGTTATTGTGTATGGCTTTGCAGTTATTTGTACATATATTTATCAGTTAATGATGGTTTACATAGCACAAGGAACACTAAAAAATTTGAGAGACGATGTGTTTGTCAATATGGAAACTCTTCCAATAAAATTTTTTGATACGAATGCACATGGGGATATTATGAGTGTTTATTCGACAGATATTGACACTTTGCGTGCAATGATGGTGGAAAGTTTGTCACAAATGATTTCATCAATTGTTACAATTGTTGGAGTTTTGATTTCTATGTTTATTTTAAATGTCCCTCTTACTTTTTTTGTTATTTTTATGATAATTGTAATGATTTTTACAACAAAAGTAATTTCTAAAAAAAGTTCAAAAAATTATGTCGCTCAGCAAAAAAATATTGGTGTTGTAAATGGATATGTCGAAGAAATGATAGAAGGATTGCGTGTTGTGAAAGTTTTTTCACACGAAGAAGAGGCAAATCAAAATTTTGAAAAATATAATGAGGAATTATTTGAAAGTGCAAATAAAGCGATGAAATATGCTAATATATTAGGACCTGCGGTAGGAAATTTAGGGAATATCAATTTTGTGTTAACTGCGGTTATAGGTTCAATCATTGTTTATAACAACATTGAAGGATTTACTCTTGGTGGACTGGTTTCGTTTTTACAGTTTATAAAAGTAATTAATCAGCCAGTTGCTCAAATTGCACAGCAGTTGACTTCAGTTATACTGGCAGCAGCTGGGTCACAAAGAGTATTTGACTTATTAGATCAGATTTCTGAAGAAGATAAAGGTTACGTAAAATTGGTAAATGCAAATATTGATGAAGATGCAAATATTACAGAAGTGGAAGAACATACTGGAAAATGGGCTTGGAAACATCCCCATTCGGATGGAACAGTAACTTATAAACAACTTTTAGGTGATGTTACCTTTGAAAATGTAACTTTTGGATATAATGAAAATAAAACGGTGCTTTATGATATAAATTTATTTGCAAAACCAGGACAGAAAATAGCTTTTGTTGGAGCAACAGGAGCAGGAAAAACAACAATTACAAATTTGATAAATAAGTTTTATGATATTAATTCTGGTAAAATCCGTTATGATGGAATAAATATAGATAAAATTCACAAATCAGATTTGCGAGCTTCACTTGGAATAGTTTTGCAAGATACAAATTTATTTTCTGGAACAGTTGCTGATAATATTAGATATGGTAAACTGGATGCGACAGATGAAGAGGTGAGAGCCGCTGCAAAATTAGCAAATGCGGATCATTTTATTACTCATCTTCCAAACGGTTATGATACAGTTTTAAGTGGAAATGGTGCAAGTCTTTCACAAGGGCAAAGGCAACTACTTTCAATAGCAAGAGCAGCAATAGCTGATCCACCAGTATTAATCTTAGATGAAGCAACTTCAAGCATTGACACAAGAACGGAAAAGATTGTTCAAGATGGAATGGATAAATTAATGATTGGAAGAACAGTATTTGTAATAGCACACAGACTATCAACAATAAAAAATTCAGATGTAATAATGGTCTTAGATCAAGGAAGAATTATTGAAAGAGGAAACCACGAAGAATTAATTGCACAAAGAGGAACTTATTATCAATTGTACACGGGCGGATTTGAAAATCAATAA